A genomic window from Dermacentor silvarum isolate Dsil-2018 chromosome 9, BIME_Dsil_1.4, whole genome shotgun sequence includes:
- the LOC119465207 gene encoding mucin-17-like: MGEPSSIIENLVLACDVPPASHELTVVTEPDGPADSLLTQEVQLAMPKPEETSKPKKTQRVSRVMTILTTPSPTEKLGERSAPPISKVNSNFPKGRIVTPVAAAPDSGGGSVSEALPKSFPHVVPVKLWHNPAPMIRVNKPSTLQHPLGQLEANLGRPSTLLVNNESGMHSTAGSNDNTILVVKKMQNGRTVITAQPAKSGSKEPSCGSMSQQCSPCHVGGALSKVTASTIKLTTPVNNFVKVTANAPKMVVTESHLFAAAIPTVKSQGCSRESSSQTTGKVAKCSTSVQSWHSPAVRITPIQGSTTGKTVVVIPPQGTTMPISPAMSSSDVSPTASSKPVDEGRPAGKQKRVAAGVQDVNETTQTIEFASGQQQDEDGCGIKISDVISLAGKEGLTFPELAVPQETGENESLDASSTKSGGETYKKPDTNGDEETNSKLEMPPLPSCMLSVGANGSDGDVIELCSFQAKTGNSVIGSKIVFKPAPQGNASRSTCPSSKVDMLNKLKEAIKALEEPTLQDCNLFTEKEKGWLASLLHRFEKDARVSEASKRDPEQCSSGPNVVVDKIKTEPGVSTDTLPIKPYQRDPEQGSSGLNVADVGKLQGKSLDTNVKIKREPGISPDTLPRKAYQGVPQQVSSNFNTADAEKVHLKSSHDQSRGVNTKTKPESLHHSVPSAKNEDATVQKESIAHKPLRRIVITSDELPSLSSDEVKNGLEAFLVKNNISNNFSKDEIINLHWDGKDVSTFHFRNVDSEELQQPPIGIVKTNRPSILRPVKVPQPAGGISTEPFTTATETSSKETVSEPVLSQAEKVVEELIVPIDGSAVPAGFKAVKLNCRTDTGKVADLAPPIASKPESSAEADDAERIFEPECLLEVYNNTLELAPLQRGGMNDDSLSDTSSTSSSDASGDYVPPVVNKKKEQPPAPKRSPPKKSTLLREYRTRRRKRQCRKQDPQVVAPSAKRNASNKNDNVNVAMMSSKNCIDRPCVVSMYHLNDQVLANGFVNLTTVKHEDLFLLASSPVVRLSPDKLVSVVELKPRASDTLQQSAEVSSITDTDNLERLLKEQQNELVQLRKKYKKLSP; the protein is encoded by the exons GCATGAGCTGACCGTTGTAACAGAACCGGATGGCCCTGCTGACAGCCTACTGACTCAAGAGGTTCAATTGGCAATGCCAAAGCCAGAAGAAACATCTAAACCAAAGAAAACGCAACGAGTGTCAAGAGTGATGACTATCTTGACCACACCTTCACCCACAGAAAAGCTCGGGGAAAGGAGTGCTCCACCAATCTCAAAAGTGAACTCAAACTTTCCAAAAGGAAGGATTGTGACCCCTGTTGCAGCTGCGCCAGACAGCGGTGGAGGTAGTGTCTCCGAGGCATTACCAAAGAGCTTTCCGCATGTGGTTCCTGTAAAACTATGGCATAACCCAGCGCCAATGATTCGTGTGAATAAGCCTAGTACATTGCAACACCCACTGGGTCAGTTGGAGGCAAACTTAGGCAGGCCATCCACACTGCTTGTGAATAACGAAAGTGGCATGCACTCCACTGCTGGCAGTAATGATAACACTATTCTAGTTGTCAAGAAGATGCAGAACGGCAGGACTGTCATAACAGCACAACCGGCAAAATCCGGCAGCAAGGAGCCAAGCTGTGGCAGCATGTCCCAGCAATGTTCGCCCTGTCACGTAGGTGGAGCCTTGAGTAAAGTGACAGCAAGCACCATCAAGCTGACAACACCTGTAAATAATTTTGTGAAGGTCACTGCAAATGCTCCAAAAATGGTGGTCACAGAGTCACACCTGTTCGCTGCAGCTATCCCAACTGTAAAGTCACAAGGGTGCTCAAGAGAGAGCAGCAGTCAGACAACCGGGAAAGTGGCTAAATGCTCGACGTCAGTACAAAGCTGGCATTCTCCTGCAGTCCGCATAACACCGATACAAGGCTCCACTACGGGCAAGACAGTTGTTGTGATTCCACCTCAAGGAACAACGATGCCCATCAGTCCTGCTATGAGCAGTAGCGATGTTTCACCCACTGCCTCTAGCAAGCCAGTGGATGAGGGGAGGCCTGCAGGGAAGCAGAAAAGAGTTGCTGCAGGGGTGCAGGATGTAAACGAAACAACACAGACCATTGAGTTTGCATCTGGACAGCAGCAAGACGAGGATGGCTGCGGCATTAAGATTTCAGACGTCATCAGCTTGGCTGGAAAAGAAGGTCTGACTTTTCCTGAACTAGCAGTCCCACAAGAGACTGGAGAAAATGAATCACTTGATGCCAGTAGTACAAAGAGTGGTGGTGAGACCTACAAGAAGCCTGATACAAATGGAGATGAGGAAACCAACTCAAAACTTGAAATGCCTCCACTCCCATCTTGCATGCTTAGTGTGGGGGCAAATGGGTCAGATGGGGATGTTATCGAGCTGTGTTCATTTCAAGCAAAGACAGGAAATTCTGTTATTGGATCAAAAATTGTGTTCAAACCTGCACCTCAAGGCAACGCAAGCAGAAGCACTTGTCCAAGTTCTAAGGTAGATATGCTGAACAAGCTGAAGGAGGCCATCAAGGCACTTGAAGAGCCTACGCTTCAGGATTGCAACTTGTTTACTGAGAAAGAAAAGGGCTGGTTGGCATCTCTATTACATCGGTTCGAAAAGGATGCCCGGGTTTCAGAAGCAAGCAAGAGAGACCCTGAACAATGTTCAAGTGGTCCGAATGTGGTGGTtgataaaataaaaacagagcctgGAGTTTCAACTGACACCTTGCCTATAAAACCATACCAGAGGGACCCTGAACAAGGTTCAAGTGGCCTGAACGTGGCGGATGTCGGCAAGCTTCAAGGAAAGTCACTGGACACAAACGTTAAAATAAAAAGAGAGCCTGGAATTTCACCCGAcaccttgcctcgaaaagcataCCAAGGGGTCCCTCAACAAGTTTCGAGCAATTTCAACACAGCAGATGCAGAAAAAGTTCACCTCAAATCATCACATGATCAGAGCAGAGGAGTTAACACAAAAACAAAACCTGAATCTCTGCACCACTCAGTGCCCAGTGCCAAGAATGAGGATGCAACTGTGCAAAAAGAGAGTATCGCTCATAAACCTCTCCGTCgtatcgtcatcacttcagatgAGCTTCCATCGCTCAGCTCTGATGAAGTGAAAAATGGACTTGAGGCATTCCTCGTTAAGAACAACATATCCAACAATTTTTCCAAAGATGAAATTATTAACCTGCACTGGGATGGAAAAGATGTGAGCACATTTCACTTTCGAAATGTAGATAGTGAGGAGCTGCAGCAGCCACCTATAGGGATCGTAAAGACGAACAGGCCTTCTATTCTCAGGCCTGTGAAGGTGCCTCAACCTGCAGGGGGCATCAGCACTGAACCTTTTACGACTGCCACGGAGACGAGCAGCAAGGAAACAGTTTCCGAACCTGTGCTTTCTCAGGCTGAGAAAGTTGTGGAAGAGTTGATTGTTCCCATCGATGGGTCTGCAGTGCCAGCCGGCTTTAAGGCAGTCAAGCTCAACTGCCGCACGGATACTGGAAAGGTG GCTGATCTTGCACCTCCAATAGCATCAAAGCCCGAGTCCTCTGCTGAAGCTGACGATGCAGAAAGGATATTTGAGCCAGAATGCCTGCTTGAGGTGTACAACAATACATTGGAACTTGCACCATTACAGAGAGGAGGAATGAATGATGACAGTTTGTCTGACACATCCAGCACGAGCAGCTCAGATGCTAGTGGTGACTATGTTCCGCCagttgtaaataaaaaaaaggagcagCCGCCAGCACCAAAGCGTTCGCCCCCCAAAAAATCGACATTATTAAGGGAATACAGAACGCGCAGGCGAAAGAGGCAGTGCAGAAAACAAGACCCCCAGGTGGTAGCCCCAAGTGCCAAGCGCAATGCAAGCAACAAGAATGATAATGTAAATGTGGCCATGATGTCGTCAAAAAACTGCATTGACAGACCATGTGTTGTGAGCATGTATCACCTGAATGACCAAGTGCTTGCGAACGGCTTTGTGAACCTGACCACTGTCAAGCACGAGGATCTCTTTCTGTTGGCATCCAGCCCGGTGGTGAGGTTATCACCAGACAAGCTGGTCTCAGTGGTTGAACTGAAGCCCCGAGCGTCGGACACTTTGCAGCAGAGTGCAGAGGTGTCTAGCATTACAGATACAGACAATTTGGAGCGGTTGCTTAAGGAACAGCAAAACGAACTGGTACAGCTGCGCAAGAAATACAAGAAGCTAAGCCCTTAG